The following coding sequences lie in one Paracholeplasma manati genomic window:
- a CDS encoding GNAT family N-acetyltransferase translates to MITNRKMPTIELDRVILRTLLKKDANDFFEVGKDPITTEFLTWGPFKTIKEAKTMIKFTYFRRMARQEPIGYAILDKETHQMIGTIEFHTFNRKNNTCEIGYVLKRAYWNQGIMTACVDAMTKVAFEHLDIDCVIIKHIKENMASQRVILKAGYQFIEINKQSFFHPKTHRFHDVYVYEKWRKQSL, encoded by the coding sequence ATGATAACGAACCGAAAAATGCCGACAATTGAATTGGATAGAGTCATCCTTAGAACCTTGTTGAAGAAAGATGCCAACGATTTCTTTGAGGTTGGAAAAGACCCGATCACAACGGAGTTTTTAACCTGGGGGCCATTCAAAACCATCAAAGAAGCGAAAACCATGATTAAATTCACTTATTTTAGACGCATGGCCCGTCAAGAACCGATTGGGTATGCCATTTTAGACAAAGAGACCCATCAAATGATTGGTACGATTGAATTTCACACATTCAATCGAAAGAATAACACGTGTGAAATTGGGTATGTGTTAAAACGTGCCTATTGGAACCAAGGCATCATGACAGCCTGTGTTGATGCGATGACCAAAGTTGCTTTCGAGCACTTAGATATCGATTGTGTCATCATCAAACACATCAAAGAGAATATGGCCAGCCAACGCGTCATATTAAAAGCAGGTTATCAATTCATTGAAATCAATAAACAAAGCTTTTTTCATCCGAAAACGCACCGTTTTCACGATGTTTATGTATACGAAAAATGGAGGAAACAATCATTATGA
- a CDS encoding RelA/SpoT family protein, whose protein sequence is METLMTFEKLIDNVKTYIRRESDLARLEAAYQMSSFKHATQTRKSGAPYITHPLAVAYILSELSAGPNTLIAALLHDTLEDTPTSYDEIKAQFGEEVAQLVDGVTKIGKISFNQEVSQADNHQKMLLAMGKDIRVVLIKIADRLHNMRTIHYQSSEKQLKIANETLDIYAPLAHRLGLFKIKAELEDISLRIVNGPFYHRIKHLIENQEQIKNVSIEHMMSKIKEHLSEHHVEHYQISGRTKNIYSIYKKMTKQNKDFEDIYDILAIRVIVDRIEDCYQVLGVIHAHFIPIPKRFKDYIAVPKPNMYQSLHTTILSDDGSIFEVQIRTYEMDKVAEYGIAAHWAYKESKEYSKEKEQFEIAQKLKWYADLLKMSEDADDKNEGANEFVQTVKNDILEANVYVFTPKGQVVELTKGCTPIDFAYRIHSDVGNKMVGASVNNRIVPLDYELQTGDIVAIRTSKNVTGPSEDWLKMAKSSHARHKIKGFLNKQNKDNLLEMGKDMIERELTPLKLEMSQITDEFVVKHFSKNMTETVEDLFVEVGKGIISPKTVAAKLSGKELDKETMLQRQLEKAKRILTTNHESGLIVEGLSTPQIKIANCCLPVPGDSIVGYVTKGSGIAVHHENCPNVKNLTEMRFVDVYWATNITRKYPTRIQIIGQNRDNILSEIIATINATSLTIAEVNAISNARLESITTLKILTSSKSEIENVMVNLMKINNIYHIERRFK, encoded by the coding sequence TTGGAAACGTTGATGACTTTTGAAAAGTTAATCGACAATGTCAAGACATATATCCGACGTGAAAGTGACTTGGCTAGACTTGAGGCGGCATATCAAATGTCGTCTTTTAAGCATGCTACTCAAACCAGAAAAAGTGGCGCGCCATACATCACACACCCACTCGCAGTCGCGTACATATTAAGCGAACTCTCGGCAGGTCCAAATACCCTGATTGCGGCTTTATTACACGACACCCTTGAAGACACACCGACCTCCTATGATGAAATCAAAGCACAATTTGGAGAAGAAGTGGCTCAACTGGTGGATGGAGTTACCAAAATTGGTAAGATTTCGTTTAACCAAGAAGTATCACAAGCCGATAATCATCAAAAAATGTTGCTCGCGATGGGAAAAGATATTCGTGTGGTCTTGATTAAAATTGCCGATCGATTGCACAACATGCGTACGATTCATTACCAATCTTCAGAAAAACAATTGAAAATTGCCAATGAAACGTTAGATATTTATGCGCCACTTGCCCATCGACTTGGTCTATTTAAAATTAAAGCTGAACTTGAAGATATCTCGTTACGCATTGTCAATGGGCCTTTTTATCATCGCATTAAACACTTGATTGAAAACCAAGAACAAATCAAAAATGTGTCGATTGAACACATGATGAGCAAGATTAAAGAACATTTGAGTGAGCATCATGTAGAACACTATCAGATTTCTGGTCGTACAAAAAATATCTATTCCATCTATAAAAAGATGACCAAGCAAAATAAAGATTTTGAAGACATCTACGATATTTTAGCGATTCGTGTCATCGTCGATCGAATTGAGGATTGTTATCAAGTCTTAGGTGTGATTCACGCGCACTTTATACCAATTCCAAAGCGATTTAAAGATTATATTGCCGTACCTAAACCAAACATGTATCAGTCTCTGCATACAACGATTTTATCCGATGATGGCTCGATTTTTGAAGTTCAAATTCGTACTTATGAAATGGATAAAGTTGCAGAATACGGGATTGCAGCCCATTGGGCGTATAAAGAAAGTAAAGAGTATTCCAAAGAAAAAGAACAATTTGAAATTGCACAAAAACTCAAATGGTATGCAGATTTACTCAAGATGAGTGAAGATGCTGACGATAAAAATGAGGGTGCAAACGAATTCGTTCAAACCGTTAAAAACGACATTTTAGAGGCCAATGTTTATGTATTCACCCCTAAAGGTCAAGTCGTTGAATTAACCAAAGGCTGTACTCCGATTGATTTTGCCTACCGTATCCACTCCGATGTCGGTAACAAAATGGTTGGTGCATCCGTCAACAATCGTATTGTCCCACTCGATTATGAACTTCAAACGGGTGACATCGTTGCGATTAGAACCTCTAAAAACGTCACTGGTCCATCTGAAGACTGGCTTAAAATGGCCAAATCTTCTCATGCTAGACATAAGATTAAAGGCTTTTTGAACAAACAAAACAAGGACAATCTACTTGAAATGGGTAAGGACATGATTGAACGTGAACTAACACCATTGAAACTAGAAATGTCGCAAATAACCGATGAATTTGTTGTGAAACATTTCTCGAAGAATATGACTGAAACGGTCGAAGACCTCTTTGTTGAAGTCGGTAAAGGCATCATCAGTCCTAAAACCGTGGCGGCTAAACTTTCTGGCAAAGAACTCGACAAAGAAACGATGTTACAACGCCAACTTGAAAAAGCCAAACGCATATTAACGACGAACCACGAATCTGGATTGATCGTGGAAGGTCTATCCACACCACAAATCAAGATTGCCAACTGTTGTTTACCAGTCCCTGGTGATTCCATTGTAGGTTATGTCACCAAAGGCAGTGGGATTGCTGTCCATCATGAAAACTGTCCAAACGTTAAAAACTTAACGGAGATGCGTTTTGTCGATGTCTATTGGGCAACCAATATCACGAGAAAGTACCCAACCAGAATTCAAATCATTGGTCAGAATCGTGACAATATCCTTTCAGAAATCATCGCGACCATCAATGCGACCTCATTAACCATTGCAGAAGTCAATGCCATAAGCAATGCGCGTTTAGAAAGCATTACAACCCTAAAGATATTGACAAGCAGTAAATCGGAAATTGAGAATGTCATGGTGAACTTAATGAAGATCAACAATATTTATCACATCGAAAGAAGATTTAAATAA
- a CDS encoding anti-sigma-I factor RsgI family protein: protein MRKLFVITVALLMITILAACTESVNAANARITVDINPSVEITTNARGRVERVTPLNDDAQTLLLDTDFTGKVAADVVVDITELARQYGYLKAGMENAVVVTTETDNANRMSRIQANIRSRIQAHLESKNMTVNVVDGNAGITQEDIDQAEALGISVGKYRIIKAAMALDVDLTYEVAVNMSVRELLNIINENREALNDFATDHVRLAYLQLRANAKAAFHFLRVSYIETQANLMLITNPSGFDALLVDSDLDAQALVALYGAYVDAIEAIEIPSADAYETSIQAKIDADAAIQAKNELLIGYKVELKALYEEFNGNRQERANLRTQAQTIFMNFMSTKAELDQMVKAYVDAENIPHEYLFFYQNGELEILLLENFMDDYRAIRETYRQLFLEHQVDLAAFEDLFLGELNLQLQATLLQYNQVLNQFRLQMAQINVQARLEFRYEHMVRQQTQQNNG, encoded by the coding sequence ATGAGAAAACTATTTGTCATTACTGTAGCCTTATTAATGATTACGATCCTCGCTGCCTGCACCGAATCGGTGAACGCAGCGAATGCGAGAATTACGGTCGATATCAACCCAAGCGTTGAAATCACAACCAATGCCAGAGGTCGTGTTGAACGCGTAACACCGCTCAATGACGATGCACAAACGTTATTATTAGATACCGATTTTACAGGTAAAGTGGCGGCTGATGTCGTCGTCGATATCACGGAATTGGCCAGACAATATGGCTATTTAAAAGCGGGTATGGAAAACGCGGTTGTCGTCACGACTGAAACCGATAATGCTAATCGTATGAGCCGCATCCAAGCCAATATTCGTAGCCGCATTCAAGCCCACTTGGAGTCCAAAAATATGACTGTCAATGTGGTGGATGGTAATGCAGGCATCACCCAAGAAGACATCGATCAAGCGGAAGCACTTGGTATCTCAGTCGGTAAATATCGCATCATCAAAGCGGCGATGGCTTTAGATGTCGATTTAACTTATGAAGTAGCTGTCAATATGAGTGTTCGTGAATTATTAAACATCATCAATGAAAATCGTGAAGCATTGAACGATTTCGCAACCGACCACGTTAGACTTGCATATCTACAACTTAGAGCGAATGCGAAAGCCGCTTTCCACTTCTTACGTGTATCCTATATTGAAACCCAAGCCAATCTAATGTTGATCACAAACCCATCTGGATTTGATGCATTATTGGTGGATTCAGATTTGGATGCTCAAGCTTTAGTCGCGCTATATGGAGCATATGTCGATGCCATCGAAGCGATTGAAATTCCTAGTGCTGACGCCTATGAAACTTCTATTCAAGCGAAAATTGATGCGGATGCAGCTATCCAAGCCAAAAATGAATTATTGATTGGTTATAAAGTAGAACTAAAAGCATTGTACGAAGAATTCAATGGTAATCGCCAAGAACGCGCGAACCTTAGAACCCAAGCTCAAACCATCTTCATGAACTTCATGTCTACCAAAGCTGAACTAGATCAAATGGTTAAAGCGTATGTGGATGCAGAAAATATACCACACGAGTACTTGTTCTTCTATCAAAATGGTGAACTTGAAATCCTGCTTTTAGAAAACTTCATGGATGATTATCGAGCCATTCGCGAAACCTATCGCCAATTATTCTTAGAACATCAAGTCGATTTAGCAGCGTTTGAAGATTTATTCTTAGGTGAATTGAATCTCCAACTTCAAGCAACCCTTTTACAATACAATCAAGTCCTCAACCAATTCAGACTTCAAATGGCACAAATCAATGTTCAAGCCAGACTTGAATTCCGCTATGAACATATGGTAAGACAACAAACACAACAAAATAACGGCTAA
- a CDS encoding adenine phosphoribosyltransferase, producing the protein MNLKDYIASIENFPKEGILFRDITPLMLNGEAYKYACDQMVAFAKEVGATVIVGPEARGFIFGCPVAYALNLGFAPVRKPGKLPRETVTVKYDLEYGSNELSLHADAVKKGDRVLIVDDLLATGGTVDATVQLVEKLGGQVVGAAFFIELEALKGRERLAKYPIFASLKY; encoded by the coding sequence ATGAACTTAAAAGATTATATTGCATCCATTGAAAATTTTCCAAAAGAAGGCATTTTGTTTAGAGATATTACACCGCTCATGCTGAATGGCGAAGCGTATAAATATGCTTGTGACCAAATGGTGGCGTTTGCTAAAGAAGTCGGCGCTACAGTCATCGTTGGTCCTGAAGCAAGGGGATTCATTTTTGGTTGTCCTGTCGCTTATGCATTAAACCTAGGGTTTGCACCAGTGAGAAAACCAGGCAAATTACCAAGAGAAACTGTCACTGTTAAATACGATTTAGAATATGGATCGAATGAGTTATCATTACATGCAGATGCTGTTAAAAAAGGTGACCGTGTGCTCATTGTAGACGATTTACTCGCAACCGGTGGAACCGTGGATGCGACAGTACAACTGGTAGAAAAGTTGGGCGGACAAGTCGTTGGCGCTGCTTTCTTCATTGAACTTGAAGCGCTCAAGGGTAGGGAACGCTTGGCTAAATATCCGATTTTTGCTTCATTGAAATACTAA
- the aspS gene encoding aspartate--tRNA ligase yields the protein MAYTHHNNELNLAHLGQTVRLKGWVARKRNLGGLIFIDLRDRFGITQLLVQPGHPSYELASTLKSEYVIAITGVVIERESKNPNMATGDIEVNIEELVVLNTAETPPIGISNEDTALEDTRLKYRYLDLRRPVMQNFMIKRAQITQAVREALLLEGFNEFETPILGKSTPEGARDFLVPSRLYAGEFYALPQSPQIYKQLYMVAGFEKYFQIARCFRDEDLRADRQLEFTQVDIETSFLTELEIQSMIERVLAHTFKKVLNVEIKLPIERMPFDRAMSLYGSDKPDLRFGLLLKDLNPLFDHYAIPFLANKSIRGFVVPNGAHLSRKELDAFTTTVKKNHGDALAFLKVSNHELSGSLLKNITDPKQFIESAGLVENDLLLVIAGKDFESASKAAGALRKELGDYLKLASDDDYRFVWIVDWPLFDVNEDGSLTAAHHPFTSPKEADKPLLFSNPQACRAQAYDIVLNGYELGGGSVRIHESHIQQQMFEAIGLSKEIIEERFGFLVGALKYGTPPHGGLALGLDRLVMLMTNTKNIKDVIAFPKTQSARDLMMQAPSSVADAQLEELNLIIKK from the coding sequence ATGGCTTATACACATCATAACAATGAATTAAATTTAGCCCACCTCGGACAAACCGTACGTCTTAAAGGTTGGGTCGCAAGAAAACGCAACTTAGGCGGTTTGATTTTTATTGACCTTCGTGACCGTTTCGGTATCACACAGCTCTTGGTTCAACCAGGTCACCCATCGTATGAACTCGCAAGTACACTGAAGAGTGAATATGTGATCGCAATCACCGGTGTTGTCATTGAACGTGAATCGAAAAACCCGAATATGGCAACAGGTGACATCGAAGTCAACATCGAAGAACTAGTGGTTTTAAACACCGCTGAAACACCACCTATTGGTATTTCAAATGAAGATACCGCTTTAGAAGATACCCGTCTAAAATACCGTTATTTGGACTTAAGACGTCCTGTCATGCAAAACTTCATGATTAAACGCGCTCAGATCACCCAAGCGGTACGAGAAGCCCTTTTATTAGAAGGATTCAATGAGTTTGAAACCCCAATTTTAGGTAAATCAACCCCAGAAGGTGCGAGAGACTTCTTGGTGCCATCCCGTTTGTACGCAGGCGAATTTTACGCATTACCACAATCCCCACAAATCTATAAGCAATTATATATGGTCGCTGGATTCGAAAAATATTTCCAAATCGCTCGTTGTTTCAGGGATGAAGATTTACGTGCAGACCGTCAATTGGAATTCACCCAAGTGGACATTGAAACCTCATTCTTAACTGAATTAGAAATCCAATCGATGATTGAACGCGTATTGGCTCATACGTTTAAGAAAGTACTCAATGTAGAGATTAAACTACCGATTGAACGCATGCCTTTTGACCGCGCGATGTCTCTATATGGTTCAGATAAACCGGATTTACGCTTTGGGTTATTATTGAAAGACTTAAATCCACTATTCGATCATTATGCCATCCCATTTTTAGCAAACAAGTCCATTCGTGGCTTTGTGGTGCCAAATGGTGCGCATTTATCGCGTAAAGAACTCGATGCTTTTACAACAACCGTGAAGAAGAACCACGGGGATGCTTTAGCATTCTTAAAAGTATCAAACCATGAATTATCTGGTTCCCTGTTAAAAAATATTACGGACCCTAAGCAATTCATCGAATCGGCTGGTTTGGTTGAAAATGACTTATTATTGGTCATTGCCGGTAAGGACTTCGAATCGGCATCCAAAGCCGCTGGTGCGCTTAGAAAAGAACTTGGTGACTACTTGAAGTTAGCGAGTGATGATGATTATCGTTTCGTATGGATCGTTGATTGGCCTTTATTTGATGTCAATGAAGATGGTTCGCTCACTGCAGCCCATCACCCATTCACTTCCCCTAAAGAAGCCGATAAACCATTACTATTTTCCAACCCACAAGCTTGTCGTGCACAAGCCTATGACATTGTTTTAAACGGTTATGAATTGGGTGGTGGGTCGGTTCGTATCCATGAATCACATATCCAACAACAAATGTTTGAAGCCATCGGCCTATCTAAAGAAATCATTGAAGAACGTTTTGGATTCTTGGTCGGAGCCCTCAAGTATGGTACCCCACCTCATGGCGGACTCGCATTGGGTCTGGACCGTTTGGTAATGTTGATGACCAACACCAAAAACATCAAAGACGTCATCGCATTCCCTAAGACACAAAGTGCGAGAGACTTGATGATGCAAGCCCCATCGAGTGTCGCAGATGCACAACTAGAAGAACTCAATTTAATCATCAAAAAATAA
- a CDS encoding AI-2E family transporter: protein MKSKLNWRYVNILMLLLIIYMLYVLSPLWGSLFEKAILALLPIIIAFAIAFVFNPIVTTLEKRFKIPRVVAILFLYASIIGMVLLIVFVFVKPYIEDLSNITVGLGNLLIQIGDLLNIDTSSVQVSLSAMVTDIYNSIFSFFTATGEGADLVIGTIFGGAVIVIVGIIFLINFEHIKNRSKEYLLSRESQKMYLYVSQLYHDLTNYLVAEIIIAGIQFIEYAGLFLLISIFIPEYLNLALLLGVSVAVFSLIPYFGGYLSSFFMILIALSLPKPLIAAVPIGLFILIFPNLDAYLINPHIYKKQLKLNPLLSVSAILLMQAFFGLVGVVISIPVILFITITYNFYKEPIHARLKRFKESL, encoded by the coding sequence ATGAAAAGCAAATTGAATTGGCGCTATGTGAATATCCTCATGTTACTGTTGATTATTTACATGCTTTATGTGCTATCACCATTGTGGGGTAGTTTATTCGAAAAGGCGATTTTAGCACTATTGCCCATCATCATTGCGTTCGCCATCGCATTCGTCTTTAATCCGATTGTGACGACGCTAGAAAAACGGTTTAAAATCCCGAGGGTCGTTGCTATATTGTTTTTATATGCATCCATCATCGGTATGGTCTTATTGATTGTATTCGTATTTGTGAAACCTTACATTGAAGATTTAAGCAACATCACCGTTGGTTTAGGGAATCTATTGATCCAAATAGGCGATTTGCTCAATATTGATACCAGTTCAGTCCAAGTATCATTATCTGCGATGGTCACCGATATTTATAACAGTATTTTCTCGTTCTTCACTGCGACAGGTGAAGGCGCAGACTTGGTTATTGGTACGATATTTGGTGGTGCAGTCATTGTCATTGTTGGGATCATATTCCTCATTAACTTCGAACACATTAAAAATCGTTCAAAAGAATATTTGCTTTCAAGAGAATCACAAAAAATGTATTTATATGTTTCCCAGCTTTATCATGATTTAACGAATTATTTGGTTGCGGAAATCATCATCGCTGGCATTCAATTCATTGAATATGCGGGTTTGTTCCTCTTGATCAGCATCTTTATCCCTGAATACTTGAATCTCGCATTGTTGTTAGGCGTATCGGTCGCAGTATTTTCATTAATTCCGTATTTTGGTGGATATCTATCCTCATTCTTCATGATTTTGATTGCGTTATCGCTACCAAAACCATTGATTGCAGCCGTACCAATTGGGTTATTCATCCTCATTTTCCCAAATTTAGATGCTTACCTCATTAATCCACATATCTATAAGAAACAATTGAAATTAAACCCACTATTATCGGTTTCAGCCATCCTGCTCATGCAAGCATTCTTTGGATTGGTTGGTGTGGTTATTTCAATCCCTGTCATCTTATTTATTACCATCACGTATAACTTTTATAAAGAACCGATTCACGCCAGACTTAAACGTTTTAAAGAATCGTTATAA
- a CDS encoding anti-sigma-I factor RsgI family protein: MTNKSLIEQLKAEGKTIELDKARILSQIPRQEKHKSSVIHWHPKLAMTVGLLLLVLVGITLFRQNPTTPSIVTVDINPSIEFTVDEKDEVTSYRALNLDGEVVIENMVLTSLSVNDAIEAVITQATVLGYVTDASVVNVNAYNEKSTIENKLNERIQARFQSRIQMIQVTEALISEAKSLNITPRKLALIKAIIAIDPSYSLDTLLSYDIPRLNEIRRGFVATEIDALKTQLEALKRNLDDQKASLLLEVDTYIENLRAAIDNLKELYDSNLVQFNQAYATFSTEYFPNATIPLLPSVKYQKLLVLESKIDAYEAYLKQQVDTLFELSVRGLYTHLVDTHANLNQLSEWQAPAHAMQVLTSVELYLDASLYDQLFLASAKRLDTILNQPSAGSGNAYRRILDEAYQEFMVYYNSNQVTESLKSSPYIQTILQNYQQKEQ, translated from the coding sequence ATGACAAATAAATCTTTAATTGAACAATTAAAAGCCGAAGGAAAGACCATTGAACTGGATAAAGCACGTATTTTATCCCAAATCCCTAGACAAGAAAAGCATAAATCGAGCGTTATCCACTGGCATCCAAAACTTGCCATGACAGTTGGACTTCTATTATTGGTTTTGGTTGGTATCACCTTATTTAGACAAAACCCTACGACCCCATCGATTGTGACGGTTGACATCAACCCATCTATCGAGTTTACCGTGGATGAGAAAGATGAAGTCACGTCCTATCGTGCCCTCAATTTGGATGGTGAAGTGGTCATTGAAAACATGGTTTTGACCAGCTTATCCGTGAATGACGCCATTGAAGCAGTCATTACACAAGCCACTGTGTTGGGTTATGTCACAGATGCTTCTGTGGTAAATGTCAACGCATATAATGAAAAATCAACGATTGAAAACAAATTAAATGAGCGTATTCAAGCGCGTTTTCAATCCAGAATTCAAATGATCCAAGTGACTGAAGCCTTGATTTCAGAAGCCAAATCGCTCAATATCACACCTCGAAAACTCGCTTTGATTAAAGCCATCATCGCCATCGATCCATCCTATAGCTTAGATACACTTCTATCCTATGATATTCCAAGATTGAATGAAATCAGACGCGGCTTTGTGGCAACAGAAATCGATGCACTTAAAACGCAACTCGAAGCATTAAAACGAAATCTCGATGATCAAAAAGCATCTTTGTTACTCGAAGTGGATACGTATATAGAGAACCTAAGAGCAGCCATTGATAACTTAAAAGAATTGTATGATTCAAACCTTGTACAGTTCAATCAAGCCTATGCAACATTCTCAACAGAATACTTTCCAAACGCGACCATTCCATTGTTGCCAAGCGTGAAATATCAAAAATTATTGGTGCTTGAATCCAAAATAGATGCTTATGAAGCCTATTTAAAACAACAAGTAGACACGTTATTCGAGCTAAGTGTTCGTGGATTATATACCCATTTGGTCGATACACATGCCAATTTAAATCAATTGAGTGAATGGCAAGCGCCAGCCCATGCCATGCAAGTCCTAACTTCAGTTGAATTGTACTTAGATGCTTCATTGTATGATCAATTGTTCTTGGCTAGTGCGAAACGATTAGACACCATACTTAACCAGCCTTCTGCTGGATCAGGGAATGCTTATCGTCGTATTTTGGATGAAGCTTACCAAGAATTCATGGTTTATTACAATTCGAATCAAGTCACTGAATCCCTAAAATCATCCCCATATATTCAAACAATTTTACAAAATTACCAACAAAAGGAGCAATAA
- the dtd gene encoding D-aminoacyl-tRNA deacylase, which translates to MRAVIQRVTSAEVTVGDYHQSIGLGYLILLGIHVDDEPSDYDYMLKKILSLRIFEDAEGKMNLSLSQVNGSILLISQFTLLGSVKGNNRPSFTQSAKPDKALDYYLRLFDDLSKTVPIVKKGLFGEDMKVSLTNQGPVTIIIDTKE; encoded by the coding sequence ATGAGAGCGGTCATTCAACGGGTCACCAGTGCTGAAGTCACAGTCGGTGACTACCATCAGTCGATCGGGTTAGGCTATCTCATTCTATTGGGCATTCATGTCGATGATGAGCCTTCAGACTATGATTATATGCTAAAGAAAATTTTATCGCTTCGCATATTTGAGGATGCAGAAGGTAAGATGAACCTCAGTTTATCACAGGTCAATGGCAGTATTTTATTGATTTCTCAATTCACGCTTTTAGGCTCTGTTAAGGGTAATAATCGCCCTTCATTTACACAGAGTGCTAAACCCGATAAAGCATTGGATTATTATTTGAGACTATTCGATGATTTGTCCAAAACGGTACCCATCGTGAAAAAGGGTCTATTTGGAGAAGATATGAAAGTATCCCTCACCAATCAAGGCCCCGTGACCATCATCATCGATACGAAGGAGTGA
- the hisS gene encoding histidine--tRNA ligase, giving the protein MISKAKGTYDVLPTESYKWHTLEEKARQICVLFGYKEVRTPIFEYREVFHRQNEQSDMVTKETYNFMDKGDRGLTLRPEGTAGVIRSFVENKLYVENPLNKLYYIGPNFRYERPQKGRFRQFSQFGVEAIGSNDPALDAEVIGLAYAFIQKLGLKGVRVRINTLGDNESRADFKDALKKHFEPHVDTLCDDCKLRIEKNPLRILDCKVDQQHPAVLKAPTTQDYLNDSSKDYFQQVLAYLDAANIDYEIAPKLVRGLDYYTHTVFEIEADIEGFGAQNVLGGGGRYQSLVKELGGPDLPGIGFAFGMERLIIAMESENIAFNEDKVNDIFLIATDTTARIQAIKLLFEARQQGLVADMDFVSTSFKAQLKSGLKSNAKYLGIIGESELQNKTVSLKNTTTQQQEEIPVKIAIRSVKSWLGK; this is encoded by the coding sequence ATGATTAGCAAAGCAAAAGGGACCTATGATGTCCTACCAACCGAATCCTATAAATGGCACACATTAGAAGAAAAAGCACGCCAAATCTGTGTTTTATTCGGTTACAAAGAAGTGAGAACACCGATTTTTGAATACCGTGAAGTATTTCATCGACAAAATGAACAATCCGACATGGTCACCAAAGAAACCTATAACTTCATGGACAAAGGTGACCGCGGATTGACCCTGAGACCTGAAGGTACAGCCGGTGTCATTCGCAGTTTTGTAGAAAACAAGTTATATGTTGAAAACCCACTCAATAAGCTCTATTATATCGGTCCTAACTTCCGCTATGAACGTCCTCAAAAAGGTCGTTTTAGACAATTCTCACAATTTGGGGTGGAAGCGATTGGTTCTAATGACCCTGCACTAGATGCAGAAGTCATCGGATTAGCCTACGCATTCATCCAAAAATTGGGGTTAAAAGGGGTCAGAGTTCGTATCAATACGTTGGGTGATAACGAATCTCGTGCTGACTTCAAAGACGCTTTAAAGAAGCACTTTGAACCTCATGTCGATACCCTATGTGATGACTGTAAATTACGCATTGAGAAGAATCCATTGCGTATATTGGACTGCAAAGTCGATCAACAACACCCAGCGGTACTCAAAGCACCAACCACACAAGACTACTTAAACGACAGTTCAAAAGACTATTTCCAACAAGTATTGGCTTATTTAGACGCTGCTAATATCGATTATGAAATCGCTCCAAAATTGGTAAGAGGTTTGGACTACTATACCCATACCGTATTTGAAATCGAAGCCGATATCGAAGGTTTTGGTGCTCAAAATGTCCTTGGTGGTGGTGGACGTTATCAATCATTGGTTAAAGAACTCGGTGGACCAGATCTACCTGGTATCGGATTCGCTTTTGGCATGGAACGCTTAATCATCGCGATGGAATCAGAAAACATCGCATTTAATGAGGATAAAGTGAATGATATCTTCTTGATTGCAACAGACACAACAGCGCGTATTCAAGCCATCAAACTCTTATTTGAAGCAAGACAACAAGGGTTGGTTGCCGATATGGATTTCGTATCGACCTCATTCAAAGCCCAACTCAAATCCGGTTTAAAATCCAATGCGAAGTATTTGGGTATCATCGGTGAATCTGAGTTACAAAATAAAACCGTATCACTAAAAAATACCACAACACAACAACAGGAAGAAATACCAGTCAAGATTGCGATCCGTTCCGTCAAAAGCTGGTTAGGTAAATAA